A genomic segment from Chitinophaga niabensis encodes:
- the hisH gene encoding imidazole glycerol phosphate synthase subunit HisH gives MKTAIIKYNAGNIRSVLFALERLGVEATVTDDPEELRAADKVIFPGVGEASTAMNYLKERKLDLLIKDLKQPVLGICLGMQLLCKHSEENDTECMGIFDLPVKKFESPVENLLKIPQIGWNNIAGLHSVIFEHVPENSYMYFVHSYFVALGPETTAIANYVINYSAALQKDNFYAVQFHPEKSADGGQRILESFLKL, from the coding sequence ATGAAAACAGCCATCATTAAATACAACGCCGGTAACATCCGCTCTGTGCTCTTTGCCCTGGAACGCCTGGGTGTGGAAGCCACAGTTACCGATGACCCGGAAGAGCTGCGTGCTGCGGATAAAGTGATCTTTCCGGGAGTGGGAGAGGCCAGCACTGCCATGAATTACCTGAAAGAGCGTAAGCTGGACCTGCTGATCAAAGACCTTAAACAACCCGTTTTAGGTATTTGCCTCGGGATGCAGTTATTATGCAAACATTCAGAAGAGAACGATACGGAATGTATGGGCATCTTTGACCTGCCGGTGAAGAAATTTGAATCCCCGGTAGAGAACCTGCTCAAGATCCCGCAGATAGGCTGGAACAATATTGCCGGCCTGCATAGCGTGATCTTTGAACATGTGCCCGAAAACTCCTACATGTACTTTGTACACAGTTACTTTGTAGCCCTTGGCCCGGAAACAACGGCTATCGCCAATTATGTGATCAATTACAGCGCTGCACTGCAAAAGGATAATTTCTATGCAGTTCAGTTCCACCCGGAAAAGTCTGCCGATGGGGGGCAGCGTATACTGGAGAGCTTCCTGAAATTATGA
- the trpA gene encoding tryptophan synthase subunit alpha codes for MNRIDQLFLNKPQEILNIYCTAGFPALNDTLTIMETLQQSGADMVELGMPFSDPLADGPVIQESSTRAIANGMRISVLFEQLKGFRDRISLPVILMGYMNPVLQFGVENFCKKCAETGVDGIILPDLPMDEFETEYRAIFERYGLHLIFLVTPETSEARIRKIDSLSKGFVYAVSSSSTTGKDKDMGDQQAYFARLKEMKLKNPVLIGFGIKDKQTFQAACANSNGAIIGSAFVKAIENSTNLQSSIQSFVQGIKG; via the coding sequence ATGAACCGCATAGATCAATTGTTTCTCAATAAACCGCAAGAGATACTCAATATATATTGCACTGCCGGTTTTCCGGCCCTTAACGATACCCTCACTATCATGGAAACCCTGCAGCAAAGCGGTGCAGATATGGTAGAACTGGGCATGCCCTTTTCCGATCCCCTGGCAGATGGCCCGGTGATCCAGGAAAGCAGCACCCGCGCCATTGCCAATGGTATGCGGATCAGTGTATTGTTTGAGCAGCTGAAAGGATTCCGCGACCGTATTTCCCTGCCCGTTATCCTCATGGGATATATGAACCCGGTATTACAGTTCGGCGTGGAAAATTTCTGTAAGAAATGCGCGGAAACAGGTGTAGATGGCATCATCCTGCCTGATCTGCCGATGGATGAATTCGAAACAGAATACCGTGCCATCTTCGAAAGATACGGCTTACACCTGATCTTCCTGGTAACACCTGAAACCAGCGAAGCGCGCATCCGCAAGATCGATAGCCTGAGTAAAGGATTTGTATATGCCGTTTCTTCTTCTTCCACCACCGGAAAGGATAAGGACATGGGAGATCAGCAGGCCTATTTTGCCCGTCTGAAGGAAATGAAATTAAAGAACCCGGTGCTGATAGGATTTGGGATTAAGGATAAGCAAACATTCCAGGCTGCCTGCGCCAACAGCAATGGTGCCATAATTGGTAGCGCTTTTGTAAAAGCCATCGAAAACAGTACTAACTTGCAGTCTTCAATACAAAGTTTTGTGCAAGGCATAAAAGGTTGA
- the trpB gene encoding tryptophan synthase subunit beta: MDIAVNTSHSKYHVNDKGYYGRFGGAYIPEMLYPNVEELKEQYLQIIGEPAFQAEFEQLLKDYVGRPSPLFFAKRLSEKYKAKIYLKREDLNHTGAHKVNNTIGQILLAQRLGKKKIIAETGAGQHGVATATVCALMGLECVVYMGSIDIERQAPNVARMKMLGATVVAATSGSKTLKDATNEAIRHWINHPVDTHYIIGSVVGPHPYPDMVARFQSVVSEEMRKQLQEKTGNANPDYVIACVGGGSNAAGAFFHYLDEEQVKLVAVEAAGKGVNSGFSAATSQLGKMGIIHASKTLLMQTDDGQIVEPHSISAGLDYPGVGPLHAHLYETGRAQFLNATDDEALAAAYELSLLEGIIPALESAHALAKLKDLPLKPEDVVVVCLSGRGDKDLETYIKHLK, translated from the coding sequence ATGGACATAGCCGTGAATACATCACATTCTAAATATCATGTAAACGATAAAGGCTATTACGGCCGGTTTGGCGGAGCATACATTCCGGAAATGCTCTATCCCAACGTAGAGGAATTAAAGGAACAGTACCTGCAGATCATTGGTGAACCTGCTTTCCAGGCAGAGTTTGAGCAGTTGTTGAAAGACTATGTAGGCCGCCCTTCCCCTTTGTTCTTCGCCAAACGTTTATCCGAAAAATATAAAGCAAAAATATACCTGAAGCGGGAAGACCTGAACCATACAGGTGCCCACAAAGTGAACAATACCATTGGCCAGATCCTGCTGGCCCAACGCCTCGGTAAGAAAAAGATCATTGCAGAAACAGGCGCAGGGCAGCACGGTGTGGCAACGGCTACCGTATGTGCACTTATGGGGCTGGAATGCGTGGTATATATGGGAAGTATAGATATAGAAAGGCAGGCGCCGAACGTGGCCCGTATGAAAATGCTGGGAGCCACCGTGGTAGCAGCCACCAGCGGCAGCAAAACGCTGAAGGATGCCACGAACGAAGCTATCCGTCACTGGATCAATCATCCCGTAGATACGCATTACATCATTGGTTCTGTAGTAGGGCCACATCCTTATCCGGATATGGTGGCACGTTTCCAATCTGTAGTAAGTGAAGAAATGCGCAAACAGCTGCAGGAAAAAACAGGGAACGCCAATCCTGATTATGTAATTGCCTGCGTGGGTGGAGGCAGTAACGCCGCAGGGGCTTTCTTCCATTACCTGGATGAAGAGCAGGTGAAGCTTGTTGCCGTGGAAGCGGCAGGGAAAGGGGTAAACAGCGGTTTTTCAGCAGCTACTTCCCAATTGGGAAAGATGGGGATCATTCACGCCAGTAAAACTTTGCTCATGCAAACGGACGATGGACAGATCGTAGAGCCGCATTCCATTTCTGCAGGGCTGGACTATCCCGGCGTAGGGCCATTACATGCACATCTGTACGAAACAGGCCGTGCGCAATTCCTGAATGCTACAGACGATGAAGCGCTGGCAGCAGCATATGAACTGAGCCTGCTGGAAGGTATTATCCCCGCACTGGAATCTGCGCACGCACTGGCCAAGCTGAAAGACCTGCCACTGAAACCGGAAGACGTAGTGGTAGTATGCCTGAGCGGCCGTGGTGATAAAGACCTGGAAACCTATATCAAACATTTAAAGTAA
- a CDS encoding phosphoribosylanthranilate isomerase → MKVKVCGITKRDDLEALVELGADYAGFIFYNRSPRFVGNRLDGRTVREAGKNIGKVGVFVNADVQQVLQTVKDYGLDAVQLHGDESIAFCQQLRLTVPVIKVFPVDANGFQNAAPYLPHSDYFLFDTASKEYGGTGKQFNWELLNNYKLDKPFFLSGGIGPDDVEAIQRWRHKSLFALDVNSRFEISPGVKDMEKVGTFLKAIKKEPVKVK, encoded by the coding sequence ATGAAAGTAAAAGTATGTGGCATCACTAAGCGGGACGACCTGGAAGCCCTCGTGGAACTGGGTGCAGACTATGCCGGTTTTATTTTCTATAACAGGTCACCACGTTTTGTGGGTAACAGGCTGGATGGCCGCACCGTACGGGAAGCCGGTAAGAACATTGGCAAAGTAGGCGTATTTGTAAATGCGGATGTACAGCAGGTATTGCAGACGGTGAAAGATTATGGCCTGGATGCCGTGCAGCTGCATGGGGATGAATCCATTGCTTTCTGTCAGCAGCTGAGATTAACAGTACCTGTAATTAAAGTATTTCCTGTAGACGCAAATGGCTTCCAGAATGCAGCCCCTTATCTGCCACATAGCGATTACTTCCTGTTCGATACTGCCAGTAAAGAGTATGGTGGTACAGGCAAACAGTTCAACTGGGAGCTGCTGAATAATTATAAGCTGGATAAACCTTTCTTCCTGAGCGGGGGAATTGGTCCGGATGATGTGGAAGCCATACAGCGATGGCGCCACAAATCCTTGTTCGCATTGGATGTGAACAGCCGGTTTGAAATTTCACCCGGCGTAAAAGACATGGAGAAAGTTGGCACCTTTCTGAAAGCAATTAAAAAAGAACCCGTAAAAGTAAAATAA
- the trpC gene encoding indole-3-glycerol phosphate synthase TrpC yields the protein MKDILAEIVASKITEVADRKKVRSVQELEGASMFSREALSLRNFLKQPDRTGIIAEFKRQSPSKGLINGTAMVQDVTTAYARSGASGLSVLTDQIYFGGSMDDLQQARAVNNIPILRKDFVIDEYQIVEAKAIGADVILLIAECLSKEEVKHLAAFAHNLGLEVLLEVHSGDQLEKITPHTHLVGINNRDLKTFKVDIHRSMELLKQIPAGHSKVAESGMDDTDTIITLKKAGFDGFLIGEHFMRDENPGSAFESFAEVLKTKLAAL from the coding sequence ATGAAGGATATCTTAGCTGAAATAGTGGCCAGTAAAATCACGGAAGTGGCCGACCGCAAGAAAGTAAGAAGTGTACAGGAACTGGAAGGAGCTTCCATGTTCAGCCGCGAAGCACTTTCTCTCCGCAACTTCCTCAAACAGCCTGACCGTACCGGTATTATAGCCGAGTTCAAAAGGCAGTCGCCCTCCAAAGGCCTGATCAATGGTACAGCCATGGTACAGGATGTAACTACTGCTTATGCAAGGAGCGGCGCATCCGGCCTGAGCGTACTTACAGACCAGATCTATTTTGGCGGCTCTATGGACGATCTCCAGCAAGCCCGCGCAGTGAATAATATCCCCATCCTCCGCAAAGATTTTGTGATAGATGAATACCAGATCGTAGAAGCCAAAGCGATCGGTGCAGATGTGATCCTGCTGATAGCAGAATGCCTCAGCAAAGAAGAAGTGAAACACCTCGCTGCTTTTGCCCATAACCTGGGATTGGAAGTATTGCTGGAAGTACACAGCGGAGACCAGCTGGAGAAGATCACACCGCACACACACCTGGTGGGCATCAACAACCGCGATCTTAAAACATTCAAAGTAGATATTCACCGTTCCATGGAACTGCTGAAGCAGATACCCGCTGGTCACAGCAAAGTAGCTGAAAGCGGCATGGACGATACAGATACCATCATCACCTTAAAGAAAGCCGGTTTTGACGGTTTCCTGATCGGGGAACATTTCATGAGAGATGAAAACCCCGGCAGTGCTTTTGAATCTTTTGCAGAAGTGCTTAAAACAAAACTCGCAGCCTTATGA
- the trpD gene encoding anthranilate phosphoribosyltransferase: MKKILNYLFEHKTFSREGAKEILTNISKGVYNESELAAFMTVFLMRSITIEELLGFRDALLELCVPINLDGHAVLDIVGTGGDGKNTFNVSTLSCFIVAGAGGKVAKHGNYGVSSISGASNVMESVGYKFKADQGKLTQEVEEAGICFLHAPLFHPALKNVAPVRRQLGVRTFFNMLGPLVNPAFADHQLIGVYSLEMARIYNYLFQQTDKRFAIVHSLDGYDEISLTGDTRIITNKGEQDWTPEALGKRKVHPEDIYGGNSIEEAAKIFMKVLKGEGSWAQHSVVMANAAMGLFCLEKYPTYDECFQAAVESLESGAAYRSFQKLIALQ; this comes from the coding sequence ATGAAAAAGATCCTCAACTATCTGTTTGAACATAAAACCTTCAGCCGGGAGGGCGCCAAAGAGATCCTGACGAATATCTCCAAAGGCGTGTATAACGAAAGTGAGCTCGCTGCTTTCATGACGGTGTTCCTCATGCGCAGCATCACTATCGAAGAATTACTGGGTTTCCGGGATGCCTTGCTGGAACTCTGCGTACCCATCAACCTGGATGGCCATGCCGTACTGGATATTGTAGGTACAGGCGGGGACGGGAAGAATACCTTCAACGTATCCACCCTGTCCTGCTTCATTGTAGCCGGTGCCGGCGGAAAGGTAGCGAAACACGGTAACTATGGCGTATCTTCGATCAGCGGCGCTTCCAACGTAATGGAATCTGTAGGATACAAGTTCAAGGCAGACCAGGGCAAATTAACGCAGGAAGTGGAAGAGGCAGGTATCTGTTTCTTACACGCCCCGCTCTTTCACCCCGCCCTGAAAAATGTTGCCCCTGTTCGCCGCCAGTTAGGTGTCCGTACTTTTTTTAACATGCTGGGGCCCCTGGTGAATCCTGCTTTTGCAGATCATCAGCTGATAGGAGTGTACAGCCTGGAAATGGCACGTATTTACAATTACCTGTTCCAGCAAACGGACAAGCGGTTTGCGATCGTTCACAGCCTGGATGGTTATGATGAGATCTCCCTCACCGGCGATACCCGCATCATTACCAACAAAGGAGAGCAGGACTGGACGCCCGAAGCATTAGGTAAACGCAAAGTACATCCTGAAGATATTTACGGCGGTAATTCCATAGAAGAAGCTGCAAAGATCTTTATGAAAGTGTTGAAGGGAGAAGGAAGCTGGGCACAACATTCCGTAGTAATGGCCAATGCCGCTATGGGACTGTTCTGCCTGGAAAAATATCCTACCTACGACGAGTGTTTCCAGGCTGCGGTAGAATCCCTGGAGTCCGGCGCTGCCTATAGATCGTTCCAGAAACTGATTGCGTTACAATAA
- a CDS encoding anthranilate synthase component II, whose amino-acid sequence MKILVFDNYDSFTYNLVHLVEKIIHDKVTVVRNDEIKLEDIDQYDKIILSPGPGIPVEAGLLLPLIKQYAPTKSIFGVCLGQQAIGEAFGAKLTNLKEVYHGIATPVKVTSRSGRIFNNLPDELEVGRYHSWVVDESTLPAELEVTARDEHGYIMALQHKKYDVSGVQFHPESVLTPEGEQILRNWLAL is encoded by the coding sequence ATGAAGATCCTGGTGTTCGATAATTACGATTCATTCACTTACAACCTGGTACACCTTGTTGAAAAGATCATCCATGATAAAGTAACCGTGGTGCGGAATGATGAGATCAAGCTGGAAGATATAGATCAGTACGATAAGATCATCCTTTCCCCCGGTCCTGGCATCCCGGTAGAAGCAGGTTTGCTGCTGCCTTTGATCAAACAATATGCTCCCACCAAATCCATCTTTGGTGTATGCCTTGGCCAGCAGGCTATTGGGGAAGCGTTCGGTGCAAAGCTCACCAACCTGAAAGAAGTGTATCACGGCATCGCTACTCCTGTGAAAGTAACTTCCCGCAGTGGAAGGATCTTTAACAACCTGCCGGATGAACTGGAAGTAGGGCGCTATCATTCCTGGGTAGTGGATGAATCCACTTTACCGGCGGAACTGGAAGTAACGGCGAGGGATGAACATGGTTACATCATGGCTTTGCAGCATAAAAAGTATGATGTAAGTGGTGTGCAGTTCCACCCGGAAAGTGTGCTGACGCCGGAAGGAGAACAAATTTTACGCAACTGGTTAGCCCTTTAA
- a CDS encoding anthranilate synthase component I family protein — protein MKKIQVKTRSKQMLADVFTPVSIYLRIRDKFPGSILLESTDSHASENSFSFIGIKPIAGIEVTSTDIFEFKYPGQPVERKQLKSSKEVVKEMDAFLKSFSFSEKSPVPYAEGLFGYSTYDSVQFFEKIVFKKREKAGNTIPLMRYRFYQYVIAINHFKDELHLIENQVDGQESEFEYLESLIRNKDFPSYTFTGKGEEKSNLSNEQYMEMVEKGKQHCFRGDVFQIVLSRAFSREFSGDEFNVYRALRSINPSPYLFYFDYGDYKLMGSSPEAQLIIKDRKAVIHPIAGTFKRTGNDEQDKELAAQLLEDPKENAEHVMLVDLARNDLSRKASEVEVETYRQIKYYSHVIHLVSEVTGQLPENSNPFEILAATFPAGTLSGAPKYKAMELIDSYEPTARGFYGGCVGFVGFNGNFNHAIMIRSILSRNNTLYYQAGAGIVAKSVASSELEEVNNKLNALKQAIILAQNI, from the coding sequence ATGAAAAAGATCCAGGTAAAAACACGATCCAAACAAATGCTGGCAGATGTATTCACACCTGTGAGCATCTACCTCCGCATCCGGGACAAATTCCCCGGCTCCATCCTTCTGGAGAGTACGGACTCTCATGCCAGTGAGAACAGCTTCTCTTTTATAGGCATCAAACCTATTGCGGGGATAGAAGTAACCTCTACGGATATCTTCGAATTCAAATACCCCGGCCAGCCGGTAGAGAGAAAACAATTGAAGAGCAGCAAGGAAGTAGTGAAAGAAATGGATGCTTTCCTGAAGAGCTTTTCATTCAGTGAAAAGTCCCCGGTGCCATATGCGGAAGGCCTCTTCGGTTACAGCACCTACGACTCCGTTCAGTTCTTTGAGAAGATCGTGTTTAAAAAACGGGAGAAAGCAGGTAATACCATTCCCCTGATGCGCTACCGTTTTTACCAGTATGTAATTGCCATCAACCATTTCAAAGATGAACTGCATCTCATAGAAAACCAGGTAGATGGCCAGGAAAGCGAGTTTGAATACCTGGAATCCCTCATCCGCAACAAAGATTTTCCCAGTTATACCTTCACCGGAAAAGGCGAAGAAAAAAGCAATCTCAGCAATGAGCAATACATGGAAATGGTGGAGAAAGGTAAACAGCACTGCTTCCGCGGTGATGTATTCCAGATAGTACTCTCCCGTGCATTCAGCCGTGAATTCTCCGGAGATGAATTTAATGTATACCGTGCATTGCGTTCCATTAATCCTTCTCCCTATCTCTTCTATTTCGATTACGGCGATTATAAATTAATGGGCTCTTCTCCGGAAGCACAGCTGATCATCAAAGATCGCAAAGCGGTGATCCACCCTATAGCAGGCACTTTCAAACGTACCGGCAACGATGAGCAGGATAAAGAGCTGGCAGCACAGCTGCTGGAAGATCCGAAAGAAAATGCAGAACACGTGATGCTGGTAGACCTTGCCCGCAACGACCTCAGCAGGAAAGCTTCAGAGGTGGAAGTGGAAACTTACCGCCAGATCAAATACTACTCGCATGTGATCCACCTGGTGAGTGAAGTAACAGGGCAACTGCCGGAGAACAGCAATCCCTTTGAAATACTGGCCGCTACTTTCCCCGCAGGCACCCTGTCCGGCGCACCCAAGTACAAAGCCATGGAACTGATCGATAGCTATGAACCTACAGCCAGGGGCTTTTATGGCGGCTGCGTAGGATTTGTAGGCTTTAACGGCAACTTCAATCATGCCATCATGATCCGTTCTATCCTGAGCAGGAATAATACTTTATACTACCAGGCGGGAGCAGGTATTGTGGCTAAATCAGTGGCCAGTTCTGAACTGGAGGAAGTGAACAATAAACTCAACGCATTAAAACAGGCCATTATCCTGGCGCAAAATATTTGA
- the hisB gene encoding bifunctional histidinol-phosphatase/imidazoleglycerol-phosphate dehydratase HisB, with protein MKRVLFIDRDGTMIKEQPPTYQIDSLEKVEFYPKVFTYLGKIAAELDYELVLVTNQDGLGTASFPEETFTAPHKHIMQSFANEGIHFAAEYIDRSFPADNAPTRKPGTGMLTKYFSKDYDLANSFVIGDRITDVKLAQNLGAKAIWLNEGTGLGGAEVDSTDLGTVIALESTDWAKIYEFLKIGLRKVSHVRATKETDIRIELNLDGTGKANIHTGLAFFDHMLDQIARHGSIDLDITAKGDLHIDEHHTIEDTGIALGEAFALGLADKKGMERYGFCLPMDDCLAQVGIDFGGRNWIVWDAEFKREKVGDMPTEMFFHFFKSFSDAAKCNLNIKAEGENEHHKIEAIFKAFAKAIKMAVKRNPDNMQLPSTKGVL; from the coding sequence ATGAAGAGAGTCCTATTCATAGACAGGGATGGCACCATGATCAAAGAACAACCACCAACCTACCAGATAGACAGCCTGGAAAAAGTGGAGTTCTATCCCAAAGTATTCACCTACCTCGGCAAAATTGCCGCAGAGCTGGATTACGAACTGGTACTGGTAACTAACCAGGATGGCTTAGGCACGGCCTCCTTTCCTGAAGAAACCTTCACGGCTCCGCACAAACACATCATGCAAAGCTTCGCGAATGAAGGCATTCATTTCGCAGCTGAATATATAGACAGGAGCTTCCCCGCTGATAATGCCCCTACCCGCAAACCCGGTACAGGCATGCTCACAAAGTACTTCTCCAAAGATTACGACCTCGCCAACTCCTTTGTGATCGGCGACAGGATCACGGATGTGAAACTGGCCCAGAACCTGGGTGCCAAAGCCATCTGGTTGAATGAAGGAACCGGTCTTGGTGGCGCGGAAGTAGACAGCACAGACCTGGGTACGGTTATCGCCCTGGAATCTACGGACTGGGCAAAGATCTATGAGTTCCTCAAGATCGGCCTCAGAAAGGTGAGCCACGTAAGGGCTACCAAGGAAACGGATATCCGCATTGAACTGAACCTGGATGGTACCGGCAAAGCCAACATCCACACAGGCCTTGCCTTCTTTGACCACATGCTGGACCAGATAGCCCGCCACGGTAGCATTGACCTGGACATCACTGCCAAAGGAGACCTGCATATCGATGAACACCACACCATAGAAGATACCGGCATAGCGCTGGGAGAGGCTTTTGCCTTGGGCCTGGCGGACAAGAAGGGAATGGAGAGATACGGTTTCTGCCTGCCCATGGACGATTGCCTGGCACAGGTAGGGATTGATTTTGGCGGCCGCAACTGGATCGTGTGGGACGCGGAATTCAAAAGGGAGAAAGTGGGGGATATGCCCACGGAAATGTTCTTCCACTTCTTCAAATCCTTTTCAGACGCCGCAAAATGTAACCTGAACATCAAAGCGGAAGGAGAGAATGAACACCACAAGATAGAAGCCATCTTTAAAGCCTTTGCAAAGGCCATCAAAATGGCCGTGAAGCGGAATCCTGACAATATGCAGTTACCAAGCACAAAAGGGGTTTTATAA
- the hisC gene encoding histidinol-phosphate transaminase, which yields MFDLNSLLRDNIKRLVPYSSARDEFKGEASVFLDANENSYGSPLATDYNRYPDPLQWKVKYRLADIKGVPPQNIFLGNGSDEAIDVLFRAFCRPGIDNVVLCPPTYGMYEVSANINDVTIRKATLTEDFQLDLPAIEAAIDDNTKLIFICSPNNPTANAINREDIEVVLNNFHGIVVVDEAYINFSKQKTLIRELTEYPNLVILQTLSKAWGLAALRVGMAFAGEDIINVFNKVKPPYNINQASQELALEALNNIDQVNAWIRETVLERDKLEFALKALPFVEKVYPSDANFLLAKTTDAKGIYNHLIEKGIVVRDRSKVELCVGCLRITVGTPAENVELINTLQSFV from the coding sequence ATGTTCGATCTTAATAGTCTCTTAAGAGATAATATCAAAAGACTGGTCCCTTACTCCTCCGCACGCGATGAGTTCAAAGGAGAAGCATCTGTATTCCTCGATGCTAACGAAAACAGCTACGGCTCTCCCTTAGCCACGGATTACAACCGGTATCCGGACCCTTTGCAATGGAAGGTGAAATACCGCCTGGCAGATATCAAAGGCGTACCACCGCAGAACATCTTTCTCGGTAACGGCAGCGACGAAGCCATCGATGTATTGTTCCGCGCATTCTGCCGCCCCGGTATTGATAACGTGGTATTATGCCCGCCTACTTACGGTATGTACGAAGTGAGCGCAAACATCAACGATGTAACTATCCGCAAAGCTACACTCACAGAAGACTTCCAGCTGGACCTTCCGGCTATTGAAGCAGCTATTGACGACAATACCAAACTGATCTTCATCTGTTCTCCCAACAACCCTACGGCAAATGCCATCAACCGGGAGGACATTGAAGTAGTACTGAATAACTTCCACGGCATTGTAGTAGTGGATGAAGCCTACATCAACTTCTCCAAACAAAAAACACTGATCCGGGAACTTACAGAGTATCCCAACCTCGTGATCCTGCAAACCCTCTCCAAAGCATGGGGCCTGGCCGCATTGCGGGTAGGTATGGCTTTTGCCGGTGAGGATATCATCAATGTGTTCAACAAAGTAAAACCGCCTTACAATATTAACCAGGCCTCACAGGAACTGGCATTGGAAGCGCTGAACAATATAGACCAGGTGAATGCCTGGATCAGGGAAACAGTACTGGAGCGGGATAAGCTGGAGTTTGCATTGAAAGCGCTGCCCTTCGTAGAGAAAGTTTACCCCAGTGATGCTAACTTCCTGCTGGCTAAAACAACTGATGCAAAAGGTATCTACAATCATCTGATAGAAAAAGGCATCGTAGTGAGAGATCGTTCCAAAGTGGAACTCTGTGTGGGATGCCTTCGTATAACAGTAGGTACACCGGCAGAGAATGTGGAATTAATTAACACTTTACAATCTTTCGTATGA
- the hisD gene encoding histidinol dehydrogenase, translating into MQVIRYPEKNTWNALLQRPVFDTRELEATVSAILADVKVTGDAALRKYTQQFDKVTLTDIRVTTAEFEAADAILDEPLKNAIRQAALNIEAFHRAQVESVTLIETMPGVQCWRKPVGIEKVGLYIPGGTAPLFSTILMLAIPARLAGCNEIVLCTPPGKDGLVHPAVLWAAHFTGITQVFKTGGVQAIGAMAYGTESVPKVYKIFGPGNQYVTCAKQLVNSAGTAIDMPAGPSEVAVFADDACVPAFVAADLLSQAEHGADSQVLLVTTSEKVIVEVEKEVAAQLALLPRKELAAQALDNSKLILVKDRDEAMDMLNDYAPEHLIMACENDEALATRVINAGSVFLGNYSPESAGDYASGTNHTLPTNGYATAYSGVSVDSFVKKITFQRLTREGLLALAPSIEAMAAAEGLDAHKNAVSIRIKSN; encoded by the coding sequence ATGCAAGTCATCCGCTATCCGGAAAAGAATACATGGAACGCACTGCTGCAACGCCCGGTATTTGATACGCGTGAGCTGGAAGCCACCGTGTCTGCCATCCTCGCTGATGTAAAGGTCACCGGTGATGCTGCTTTGCGTAAGTATACACAGCAGTTCGATAAGGTAACGCTGACTGACATCCGCGTAACCACAGCTGAATTTGAAGCAGCAGATGCCATCCTGGATGAACCATTGAAAAATGCTATCCGGCAGGCGGCGCTCAACATCGAAGCTTTTCACCGCGCACAGGTGGAATCTGTTACCCTCATAGAAACCATGCCGGGTGTACAATGCTGGCGTAAACCGGTAGGCATTGAAAAGGTGGGGTTATACATTCCGGGCGGCACAGCCCCTTTGTTCTCTACCATCCTGATGCTGGCCATTCCGGCACGGCTGGCCGGCTGTAATGAAATAGTGCTTTGCACACCTCCCGGCAAAGATGGCCTCGTGCATCCCGCCGTATTATGGGCTGCACATTTCACGGGTATCACGCAGGTGTTCAAAACCGGCGGGGTACAGGCAATCGGCGCAATGGCCTATGGTACGGAAAGCGTGCCGAAAGTCTATAAGATCTTCGGGCCAGGCAATCAGTATGTAACCTGCGCCAAACAATTGGTGAACAGTGCAGGCACTGCCATCGATATGCCCGCAGGGCCTTCTGAAGTAGCGGTATTTGCGGATGATGCATGTGTGCCTGCATTTGTAGCGGCAGACCTCTTGTCCCAGGCTGAACATGGTGCGGATAGCCAGGTATTGCTGGTGACCACATCCGAAAAAGTGATCGTGGAAGTGGAAAAAGAAGTAGCAGCGCAACTGGCTTTGCTGCCTCGTAAAGAGCTGGCAGCCCAGGCACTGGACAATAGCAAACTGATCCTTGTAAAAGACAGGGATGAAGCCATGGACATGCTTAACGATTATGCACCCGAGCACCTGATCATGGCTTGTGAAAATGATGAAGCCTTAGCCACCCGCGTCATCAATGCAGGTTCTGTATTCCTGGGGAATTATTCCCCGGAAAGTGCAGGGGATTATGCTTCCGGTACCAATCACACCTTACCTACCAATGGGTATGCCACTGCATACAGCGGAGTGAGTGTAGATAGTTTTGTGAAGAAGATCACTTTTCAGCGCCTTACCCGCGAAGGCCTGCTGGCATTGGCACCTTCCATTGAAGCCATGGCTGCTGCGGAAGGACTGGACGCACATAAGAACGCGGTAAGTATTCGTATAAAATCTAATTAA